The following is a genomic window from Alkalispirochaeta americana.
GGATACCCTGAGGCACCCAAAGAGAAAACCTCCAGAATCATCCAGCAGGAGGGGCCCTCGGCGGAGAACCCCGAAGGAAAGAGAGAAACCGATGAAACACCAGGCCATCACAACGACAGATGCTCCCGCCGCAATCGGACCCTACTCGCAAGCCCTGCGGGCGGGTGATTTTTTATACACCTCAGGGCAGCTTCCATTGGACCCCGCAACGATGACAATCTCCTCCCCCGACATTCAGGACCAGACCCGGCAGGCTCTGGAAAACCTGAAAGCTCTCCTGAAAGCAGGAGGCTCAAGCCTGGAAAAAACGGTCAAGGTTACGGTGTTCTTAAAAGATCTGGAGCAATTCAGCGCCATGAACGAGATCTATCAGAAATACTTTGGCCCTACCCCCCCTGCCCGTTCCTGCGTGGAAGTAGCCCGGCTTCCGAAGGACGCAGCAATCGAGATTGAGGCAATAGCGCTAGTGGACTAATCAGCAGCACCGAGGAAGGCAGCTATCTTCTCCACATCAAAATCGAGCACCTCGGTAAACTCGATTCCCACATCGTAGCCCCCGCCTTCGCGGGGGCTGCATCGAAGCACAACGCCCTCCCCCTGAATCGGCGGAGTTGAGTCGTCTTCGCCAAGCTGAATCATCAGATAGACCCTGCTGTAAAGATCTACAGGTTCATCCACCTGGCAACCAATTCCCGCAGTGCTGATATCCGTTCCCCGGGAGGGAATAAAGGTCTCTTTGCCAAAACCAAGGTGTATCAATTGCCGGAGCCGATAACGGGGGCTCTGTCGTCGATCTTGTTCCATTCCCCCATTATACGCCCTTCCAGAAAAAAAACAGGATTTCATCACAGGGTTTCCGTTTTTTGGGAAACGCTGAAAAATTCGGCGCCCTGTGTTACTCTGAAAGTACCGTGGCATCCGGCAGAAGATGCCCTGAGAGGCAGGCCTGTCCTGCATCACCCCAGGCAACTCCTCACAAGGAGGAACACCTTGAAGCGCCGCAAAACCATGACAGTTCGAATCGTCTCTCTGGCCGGTATTATATTCCTCGCCATGACCGCCCTGCTTTTGGGTGTAATCTTTCCGGGCCACTACCGGGAAACCCTCAGAACGATCCGCTCCAGTCTTTTCCACGAGATTCAAAAGGAATCCTACAGCGTCTATGGAACCATCTTCGCACCTGTGGAAATCCTCACCGAGCAGTACGCCGCGATAATTAACGAACTGGGCTTTGAAGACCTGGAAACACTGGAAAGAATCAGCCGGACCCAAATCGCCGCACGGGACCTCATCGTCGGTGGTGGCTACTGGCTCGAGTACTACACGATTCCCGACGAGAAGTTCTTTGGCCCTTTCTGGTATAAGGAGGGTGATGATATTCTCCTCACCTGGGAATACAGCAACGAAGAAAACGACCACACCCAATTTGACTGGTATCGGAACGATGGGATAGCGACCAACCAGACCGTTGTCTGGAGCGATCTCTACGAGGACGCCGTCACCGGTGTTCCCATGATTACCGCCACTTCTGCCCTGATGCAGGGGAGAGACAAGACCGGTGTAGTCACCATCGATATCGGCCTGGAAGAGCTAACCGATTACTTTTCCCGGATAGAGATAGACCTGATCTCTGATTATACCCTTACGCTACTCTCCCGGGAGGGCGAAGCCATAATCAGCAGCGACACCAGCCGCACCGGAACACGCCCCTTTGCCCGCGGCCCTGAAGAAGGGCAGGAAGCGCTCTTCGAGGAAGGAAACGCTCTGGTTGTCTACGCTCCCATCGCATCTACAGGGCTGGTTATCGCACTGGACACACCCCTGTGGCATCTCACCGTTCCGGTTACCCGGAGTCTGGCCCGGGGCATCCTTCTGGCCCTGGGAGTCCTTGCCGGATCGATACTCCTTCTGGGATTTGTCATGAACCGCCGCATATCTTCGCCCATCAAAAAGACAGTACAACTGTTGCAGGAGATATCCCTGGGAGCAGGAGACCTCACCCAACGAATAGAGAGCACCAGTAACGATGAACTGTCAGAGATGGCCACCCACTTCAACGAGACACTGAAGAAGGTACAGAGCCTGGTGGTCGGAGTAAAAACTCAGTCCCGGGTTCTGCAAAGCACCGGTGATGATCTTGCAGCCAACATGGAGGAGTCATCGGCGGCGGTCCAGCAGGCCAGCAGCACCCTCCAGGAGATCAAGGCAAAAACCTGCGACCAGGCATCCAACGTCGAGGAGACCACCTCCACGATGAAGGAAATAACCAGAACGATCTCTGCCCTGAAAGACCGAATCGATGAACAGGCCGCGAGTGTTACGCAATCATCCTCAGCGGTGGAAGAGATGCTGGCCAATATATCCTCGGTCACGGCCAATCTGGGGAAAAACGCCGAGAACGTTAATATGCTCACCCAGGCATCGGAAAAAGGCCGAAACGACCTCTCCTCTGTGGCGGAACAGATCCGAAAGGTCTCGAAAGACTCCGAGGGGCTGATCAAGATAAGCTCCGTCATCGGGGATATTGCCCGGCAAACCAACCTACTCTCCATGAACGCTGCCATCGAGGCGGCTCACGCCGGTGAATCCGGAGCAGGTTTTGCTGTAGTAGCCCAGGAGATCAGAAACTTGGCCGAATCATCGGCAAAGCAAGCAAAAATGATCTCCAGCGAACTCAAAAAGATCAAGGAATCGGTAGCCCTCAGCGTCGGGGCCACCGAGGAGGTTCTTCTTCAGTTTTCTGATATCGACCAGCGAATACAGACGGTCTCGGAACGGGAGGCAAGCATACGCAACGCCATGGACGAGCAGAGCGCAGGAAGCCAGGAAATACTCCGGGCCATTGGTCTTCTCAACGAGATCACCTCCCAGGTGCAATCAGGAGCTGTGGAAATAATGTCGGGAAGCACCGAGGTCATCCAGGAAAGCCAGCGCCTGGGAGACGTGACCCTCGAGGTCACCCAGGGAATCGAGAGCGTTGCCCTGGGAGCCCAGGAAATAACCCGGGCCGTCCAGACGGCCCGGGAGTTGAGCAATACCACCAAAGAGACCATCCTGGCGCTCAATCAGGAGCTGGAAAAGTTCAAGGTTGAGTAGGCCCCGGAGATAACCCGAGACAGGCCCGGCACAGCAGGCGCGCCGGGCCCGGGTGATACCGCCCCGAACACGGCCCATTTAAAAGACCCGGGCGGCCCGAACCCGTCGGATCTGGCTTTTACCGAGCTCCCCCCTATCCCCGTCATCGAAGCTCTGGCGCCAGGCATCGAGGCTACTGATCTCGGAGGAACTCCAGTAGTTTACGTCGCCAAATCCTCCCAGACCCTGGGCATGCAGATTCTCGTACATCAAATTCAATTCATCCCGGGAAGGAAGGAACCAATCGTCGAAGATCGTTCCGTTACGCTCCACAATCAGATCATGGGCAAGCCTCGCAGCGTAATCACTCCTGTTATTACGGGGCTCCACATCCCCGAAGGTGTGTACTATTTCTGCCGTGTTGCTTGCTCCCGTGCCAACTGCCGTGCCCCGGGCCTGGAGACCCACTTCCGTTGCATAGCCGCCCCAGGGCTTCCCGGACCACTCCGTCCCGGCTGGAGCCGCTTCAAGATAGGTCCAGGGAAAATCATCTGCTTCGTCT
Proteins encoded in this region:
- a CDS encoding PilZ domain-containing protein, translating into MEQDRRQSPRYRLRQLIHLGFGKETFIPSRGTDISTAGIGCQVDEPVDLYSRVYLMIQLGEDDSTPPIQGEGVVLRCSPREGGGYDVGIEFTEVLDFDVEKIAAFLGAAD
- a CDS encoding RidA family protein, producing MKHQAITTTDAPAAIGPYSQALRAGDFLYTSGQLPLDPATMTISSPDIQDQTRQALENLKALLKAGGSSLEKTVKVTVFLKDLEQFSAMNEIYQKYFGPTPPARSCVEVARLPKDAAIEIEAIALVD
- a CDS encoding methyl-accepting chemotaxis protein — protein: MKRRKTMTVRIVSLAGIIFLAMTALLLGVIFPGHYRETLRTIRSSLFHEIQKESYSVYGTIFAPVEILTEQYAAIINELGFEDLETLERISRTQIAARDLIVGGGYWLEYYTIPDEKFFGPFWYKEGDDILLTWEYSNEENDHTQFDWYRNDGIATNQTVVWSDLYEDAVTGVPMITATSALMQGRDKTGVVTIDIGLEELTDYFSRIEIDLISDYTLTLLSREGEAIISSDTSRTGTRPFARGPEEGQEALFEEGNALVVYAPIASTGLVIALDTPLWHLTVPVTRSLARGILLALGVLAGSILLLGFVMNRRISSPIKKTVQLLQEISLGAGDLTQRIESTSNDELSEMATHFNETLKKVQSLVVGVKTQSRVLQSTGDDLAANMEESSAAVQQASSTLQEIKAKTCDQASNVEETTSTMKEITRTISALKDRIDEQAASVTQSSSAVEEMLANISSVTANLGKNAENVNMLTQASEKGRNDLSSVAEQIRKVSKDSEGLIKISSVIGDIARQTNLLSMNAAIEAAHAGESGAGFAVVAQEIRNLAESSAKQAKMISSELKKIKESVALSVGATEEVLLQFSDIDQRIQTVSEREASIRNAMDEQSAGSQEILRAIGLLNEITSQVQSGAVEIMSGSTEVIQESQRLGDVTLEVTQGIESVALGAQEITRAVQTARELSNTTKETILALNQELEKFKVE